The genome window GTCAGTCGGGCTACGTGCGCTACCAGGGGTCACGCGACACGTTGTCGACCGGCAGCGTCCTCGAGGCCGGTCCCTACCTCAGAGACAAGTCGCTCTTCTCCGACGACGTCGGCGACCTCGAGGACCGCCGCGTCCGGGAGGTCGTCCTGTCGCTGGCGGACACGTCGGGCGTCCTTCTCGGCGCGCGCGTCGAGTGCGTGATCTCGGTTGAGTAGCGGCCGGCGCCGGGGTTCGGTCGCCGGCAGGGAACGCGTCATATGTTCCGTTTCGCCCTCAGATTCGCCCTTTACGACCGGGCCAAGTCGATTGGCGTGATCCTCGGGATCGTCGTGTCGACCTTCCTGGTAGGGCAGCAGGTGGGGATCTTCCTGTTCCTGACCGGCTCCATGTCGTCCCTGGTCGACAACACCGAGGCCGACATCTGGGTCATCGACTCGAGGACGACCGACGCGAACGCTCTCGGAGCGATCGACGTGCGGATCGGTCGTCAGGCGGAATCTGTTCCCGGCGTCGCCGCGGTCTATCCGCTCATCGTCTCGGGCGGCCGCGCGAGGTTCGAGGGCGGGAAGAGCTCCCCGGTGACGGTCGTCGGCTCGCAGCCGCCGGCATTCCGGGGCGGCCCCTGGAAGATCCAGTACGGCGACCTGAGCGAGCTCGTGGAGGAGAGCGCCGTCGCGATCGATCACTACGACCGCGGCGAGCTGAACGATGCCACGGTCGGCACGAGGTTCGAGATCGGCGGCAGGACCGTGCGGGTCGCCGTTCAGACGAAGGGCGTCAGGAGCTTCGGAGGCATATACGTCTTCTCGACGCTCGAGACGGCCCGCGTCGTCACGCGGTTCCCGCTGAACGACGTCAGCGCCTTTCTCATCGATGTCGAGGAGGGGGCCGATCCGGTCGCCGTGAGGGACCGCCTGAACGCGACGCTGCCGAACGTCAGGGC of Candidatus Effluviviaceae Genus V sp. contains these proteins:
- a CDS encoding FtsX-like permease family protein, which produces MFRFALRFALYDRAKSIGVILGIVVSTFLVGQQVGIFLFLTGSMSSLVDNTEADIWVIDSRTTDANALGAIDVRIGRQAESVPGVAAVYPLIVSGGRARFEGGKSSPVTVVGSQPPAFRGGPWKIQYGDLSELVEESAVAIDHYDRGELNDATVGTRFEIGGRTVRVAVQTKGVRSFGGIYVFSTLETARVVTRFPLNDVSAFLIDVEEGADPVAVRDRLNATLPNVRAWTKRGLSETTVDTILSSSGIAYSIGTLVVFAFIAGMVIIGLTMYSAAVDRTRDYGTLKAIGAKNGYIRNLILVQALAFALIGYGVGVALVELFRNAIASSGVIYDYGTTFRIVFFLLTLAIALGGAVFAMRRIASLEPASVFKN